In one Drosophila pseudoobscura strain MV-25-SWS-2005 chromosome X, UCI_Dpse_MV25, whole genome shotgun sequence genomic region, the following are encoded:
- the LOC6902313 gene encoding uncharacterized protein isoform X2 has translation MAFQLIKSALDQQLTQQQQQHQSLRRHSNLGLPHQHATGVVLLKYEHRINSGSWEDTLDDQQQQQQQQQTSSFIHSPSSINPGHNASITTAQLHSAFSRRIAEQREQREQQQQQQQQQQRSLNNLCLKASPSASQDIGAPTIAGGSFSANGGQAAVGVGVGVGAVVGSSGACSSTSSERDNKSPSRESEREREREREAPPTACHSDEEVLTEEEQTSSSVSSLSANNQRNSQLRSTFNKAKQHLSFDKWRTAGTGTGTGPASGSGSGTAAAATGTSSNSGQTASTDSSSSMIMRRASACTLPASGGGGGTGSQREDLTTPGESPGGRLSRWFSIRRGSTHQYDVRQSTNASFDTPDAAAAASASASASAAGTASSKLGAGTAQDSASPGKLCTLGASKMMPGVPENEDDEGSAAAAVAGNRFDMDMMLTPGGSRGAANGSTRTAHGRLIVPMLPPAPAGLSQQQLKRRHIVAAIVHSENSYVATLQRLVNDYKKPLEECNPPVLNPVKIATLFHCLPDILHSHKLFRISLAECVRNWDRDEKIGDCFVSAFGKPQLLEIYSGFINNFSAAMELAKMEEKRKSALADFFKVKQISAHDRLSFFGLMVKPVQRFPQFILFLQDLLKYTPQGHHDRMSLQLALSQLELLAELLNESKREAEQYQAFKEMLGHISGTFNTRALSSVSVSADGSGPRPRYLLREDNVTHMEFNQAGLMVKCKQRRLLLLNDKVICVSVAPKQSHDFGATEKLTFKWMFPVNDVEIVDNSTSATLSRILTAGLNRGGSLKSNGSTGHATGSPYAHGTLPGHGGADSSSPAAALTSGADNLCSEMSTLMYDYEVISRIHDLVGSLKGSYKDLNANTTRTVLNAIQGSIQRKDEEMAWVDSCCLQVVGRHKSGKEETFTFQTQSPHVKKEWITELRLAQLALDPNNSPAWERSGSQPGHPAMQSADRQVPHHTPEQLQLQEAIQQKQSRKMPLFVKAMPIFKSQHQSEVRCGCYYSIANDTKQSGNARRRHKQLNYLWMCSSDGTSSHVAIFAQHPQQAGNLREAGGFDLQETQVSALEFIKGLDQWKIQREEPAASLLGDLIWMGTDSRKLLIFSARNPEQEEQLGSYAVPGAVKRILYHFDAIYVALSNASVLIYRRAFDGVWQMRDPQLIALGETGFPVPSLLPINMNIYASCSNRVYVLNALNGEIQRSFEVQHGATQEVNLMAHSGIGLWISLKNSTVLCLYHTETFKHLQDINIASSVLRHDGRKEQPLNNTSVYVTALMACKGLLWVGTNVGIAVTIPLPRLEGVPIISGGINMSCHAHFGPITFLLPLIPKVYPTYKPPLTGLTVPTVPSMGDDLQLPAIDADPKLEIDDCSVVLRRDLNKSADSSSIPSGSVMIRDLSTEAPAASGDLAVPSAASSPRSSKLDKQGSLDQSFTAKIRASLANSPAFHRKRFRDLGAAQDARMSKTLPRGHGSTGGAAGGGASGASGSAGGGSGSGSQHGSEQGYCDVYGLYGKLIFVKEDYDAEEGTQGNLMDMMYEGMRRSDPELAAIPGKVCTLDRRLRMKASRPRSLDLSNWSVDSKSSSLYTSSGSEESMGIRLFGGRSVSRNSSSASHKTSGTGSDLGNISENGLMTTADIHHHQQQTQTQTQHSTPNKTENTLGAGTSAAAAAGSAGAAGQSSDKPAAAVATLKRKQKQNTKQQQQQSADGPRTVITLMGGRGYWRHLWQSPNSSPSHKGGSGGKNEASGSGCGPSGSGNAGGSGGSSPSSPSLTANSNDAHIVVWEKKL, from the exons ATGAGCATCGAATAAACTCCGGCTCATGGGAGGACACCTTGGAcgaccagcaacagcagcagcagcagcagcagacgtcCTCGTTCATCCACTCGCCGTCGTCGATCAATCCGGGGCACAACGCCAGCATCACAACAGCGCAGCTGCATAGCGCCTTCAGTCGACGCATTGCCgagcagcgggagcagcgagagcagcagcagcagcagcagcagcagcagcagaggtcCCTTAACAATCTCTGTCTGAAGGCCAGTCCTAGCGCCAGCCAGGACATCGGCGCCCCCACAATTGCCGGCGGAAGCTTCAGCGCCAACGGTGGCCAGGCTGCcgttggtgttggcgttggcgttggggCAGTCGTAGGCAGCAGCGGcgcctgcagcagcaccagcagcgagCGGGACAACAAGTCGCCGAGTCGTGAGAGTGAACGGGAgagggaacgggaacgggaagcACCCCCCACTGCGTGCCACTCCGACGAGGAGGTATTAACCGAAGAGGAgcagaccagcagcagcgtgaGTTCTTTAAGCGCCAACAATCAACGCAATTCGCAATTGCGTTCCACCTTCAACAAGGCCAAGCAGCATTTGTCCTTTGACAAATGGCGCACGGCCGGCAccggcacaggcacaggacCCGCTTCCGGTTCCGGTTCAggcaccgcagcagcagcaaccggcACTTCTTCTAACTCTGGACAAACGGCATCCACtgatagcagcagcagcatgatTATGCGCAGGGCTAGCGCCTGCACTCTGCCCGCCTCTGGCGGCGGTGGGGGCACAGGCTCACAGCGCGAGGACCTCACGACACCCGGCGAGTCCCCAGGCGGACGGCTCTCGCGCTGGTTCTCGATACGTCGCGGCTCCACGCACCAGTACGATGTCCGCCAGTCGACGAATGCCAGTTTCGACACCCCAGatgcggctgcagcggcatccgcatcggcatcggcatcggcggcTGGTACCGCCTCGTCAAAATTAGGGGCAGGAACCGCGCAGGACAGCGCCTCGCCCGGTAAGCTCTGCACATTGGGCGCCAGCAAGATGATGCCCGGAGTACCGGAG AACGAAGATGACGAGGGATCAGCGGCAGCTGCAGTGGCCGGCAATCGCTTCGACATGGACATGATGCTGACACCGGGAGGCAGTCGTGGAGCCGCCAATGGGAGTACCCGAACGGCCCACGGACGTCTGATCGTGCCGATGCTGCCCCCGGCACCGGCCGGGCtctcgcagcagcagctcaagCGGCGCCACATTGTGGCAGCCATCGTGCACAGCGAGAACTCGTATGTGGCTACCCTCCAGCGTCTAGTCAAT GATTACAAGAAACCCTTGGAGGAGTGCAACCCACCCGTTCTGAATCCAGTGAAGATCGCCACCCTGTTCCATTGCCTGCCGGACATCCTGCACTCGCACAAGCTGTTCCGCATCTCGCTGGCTGAGTGCGTGCGCAATTGGGACAGGGACGAGAAGATCGGCGACTGTTTCGTGAGCGCCTTTGGGAAgccgcagctgctggagaTCTACTCGGGCTTCATCAACAACTTCTCGGCGGCCATGGAGCTGGCCAAGATGGAGGAGAAGCGCAAGTCCGCGCTGGCTGACTTCTTCAAGGTGAAGCAGATCAGCGCCCATGACCGTCTGTCGTTCTTCGGGCTGATGGTGAAGCCCGTGCAGCGCTTTCCCCAGTTCATACTGTTCCTGCAGGACCTGCTCAAGTACACGCCCCAGGGCCACCACGACCGCATGTCCCTGCAGCTGGCCCTCtcgcagctggagctgctcgCCGAACTGCTCAACGAGAGCAAGCGCGAGGCGGAGCAGTATCAGGCCTTCAAGGAGATGCTCGGCCACATCTCGGGCACCTTCAACACGCGCGCCCTcagcagcgtcagcgtcagcgccgACGGCAGCGGTCCCCGTCCCCGGTACCTTCTGCGCGAGGACAATGTCACCCACATGGAGTTTAACCAGGCCGGGCTCATGGTGAAGTGCAAGCAgcgacggctgctgctgctcaacGACAAGGTCATCTGCGTGTCCGTGGCTCCCAAGCAGTCGCACGACTTTGGGGCCACCGAGAAGCTCACCTTCAAGTGGATGTTCCCCGTCAACGATGTCGAGATTGTGGACAACAGCACATCGGCGACGCTGTCGCGAATCCTCACAGCAG GTCTCAATCGCGGCGGCAGTCTCAAGTCCAACGGCAGCACTGGCCACGCCACCGGCAGCCCCTACGCCCACGGCACGCTTCCTGGCCATGGCGGAGCGGACAGCAGCTCTCCGGCCGCGGCTTTGACAAGCGGTGCCGACAACCTGTGCAGCGAGATGAGCACTCTGATGTACGACTACGAGGTGATCTCGCGCATCCACGATCTGGTGGGGAGCCTCAAGGGCAGCTACAAGGATCTGAATGCCAACACGACGCGCACCGTCCTGAATGCCATACAGGGCTCTATTCAGCGCAAGGACGAGGAAATGGCCTGGGTGGACTCGTGCTGTCTGCAGGTGGTCGGCCGCCACAAGTCCGGCAAGGAGGAGACCTTCACATTCCAGACGCAGAGTCCGCACGTGAAGAAGGAGTGGATCACGGAGCTGCGCCTGGCCCAGCTGGCCCTCGATCCGAACAACTCTCCCGCCTGGGAGCGTAGTGGCTCCCAGCCGGGCCACCCGGCCATGCAGTCCGCCGATCGCCAGGTGCCGCATCACACACCCGAGCAGTTGCAGCTCCAGGAGGCTATACAGCAGAAGCAGTCGCGCAAGATGCCGCTCTTTGTCAAGGCAATGCCCATCTTCAAGTCACAGCATCAATCCGAG GTGCGCTGTGGATGCTATTACAGCATTGCCAACGACACGAAGCAGAGCGGCAATGCGCGACGGCGGCACAAGCAGCTGAACTACCTGTGGATGTGCAGCAGCGATGGTACCTCCTCGCACGTCGCAATCTTTGCCCAGCATCCGCAGCAGGCGGGCAATTTGAGGGAGGCCGGCGGCTTCGATCTGCAGGAGACACAGGTGTCGGCACTGGAGTTTATCAAGGGACTGGATCAGTGGAAGATCCAGCGCGAGGAGCCGGCAGCGAGCCTGCTGGGCGATCTCATTTGGATGGGCACCGACAGCCGCAAGCTGTTGATCTTTTCGGCCCGCAATccggagcaggaggagcagctcgGCAGCTACGCTGTGCCGGGTGCCGTGAAGCGGATCCTCTACCATTTTGATGCCATCTACGTGGCCCTCTCGAATGCAAGCGTCCTGATCTATCGTCGGGCCTTCGACGGGGTCTGGCAGATGCGCGATCCGCAGCTGATTGCGCTGGGCGAAACGGGTTTCCCCGTGCCCAGTCTGCTGCCGATCAACATGAATATCTATGCCTCGTGCTCGAACCGGGTGTACGTGCTGAACGCCCTCAACGGGGAGATCCAGCGGAGCTTCGAGGTGCAGCACGGGGCCACCCAGGAGGTCAACCTGATGGCCCACTCGGGCATCGGCCTGTGGATCTCGCTGAAGAACTCCACGGTGCTCTGTCTCTACCACACAGAGACGTTCAAGCACCTGCAGGATATCAATATCGCGTCCAGCGTGTTGCGCCACGATGGCCGAAAGGAGCAGCCGCTCAACAACACCTCTGTCTATGTGACCGCCCTGATGGCCTGCAAGGGCCTCCTCTGGGTGGGCACCAATGTGGGCATCGCTGTCACCATTCCGCTGCCCCGCCTCGAGGGGGTGCCCATAATCAGCGGCGGCATCAACATGTCGTGTCACGCGCACTTCGGGCCGATCACCTTCTTGCTACCACTCATCCCGAAGGTCTATCCCACCTACAAGCCGCCGCTGACCGGGCTTACTGTACCGACAGTACCCAGTATGGGCGACGACCTCCAGCTGCCGGCCATCGACGCCGATCCAAAGCTGGAGATCGACGATTGCTCTGTTGTTTTGCGCCGCGATCTAAATAAGTCGGCGGATAGCTCCTCGATTCCCTCTGGCTCCGTCATGATTCGAGACCTCAGCACGGAGGCCCCAGCCGCCAGCggtgacttggccgttccctCGGCCGCTTCCTCGCCGCGCAGCTCCAAGCTGGACAAGCAGGGATCGCTGGACCAGAGTTTCACGGCCAAGATCCGGGCTTCACTGGCCAATTCGCCGGCGTTCCATCGCAAGCGGTTCCGCGATCTGGGCGCAGCCCAGGATGCCAGAATGTCCAAAACTCTACCACGGGGACACGGCTCGACGGGTGGAGCGGCTGGAGGCGGCGCATCAGGCGCTTCTGGGAGCGCTGGAGGGGGTTCAGGCTCGGGCTCCCAGCATGGCAGTGAGCAGGGCTACTGCGATGTGTACGGACTCTATGGCAAGCTGATCTTCGTGAAGGAGGACTACGATGCCGAGGAGGGGACGCAGGGCAATCTCATGGACATGATGTACGAGGGAATGCGTCGATCCGATCCCGAATTGGCGGCAATACCCGGCAAGGTGTGCACCCTGGATCGGCGCCTGCGCATGAAGGCCTCTAGGCCGCGCTCCCTCGATCTCTCCAATTGGTCCGTGGACTCCAAGTCCTCTAGCCTATACACCTCATCGGGCAGCGAGGAGAGCATGGGCATCCGTCTCTTTGGCGGCCGATCGGTCtcccgcaacagcagcagcgccagccaCAAGACATCCGGCACTGGCAGCGACCTGGGCAACATCTCCGAGAACGGCCTCATGACCACCGCCGAcatccatcatcatcagcagcagacccagacccagacccagcacAGCACTCCCAATAAAACGGAGAACACCTTGGGAGCAGGaacctcagcagcagcagcagcaggaagtgCAGGAGCTGCTGGCCAGTCGTCGGACAAGCCAGCGGCTGCCGTGGCCACACTGAAGcgcaagcagaagcagaacaccaagcagcagcagcagcagagcgccGACGGGCCGCGCACCGTGATCACCCTGATGGGGGGACGTGGCTACTGGCGCCACTTGTGGCAAAGCCCAAACTCATCGCCCAGCCACAAGGGTGGCAGTGGTGGCAAAAACGAGGCCTCTGGCTCCGGCTGCGGACCGAGCGGCTCGGGGAATGCTGGCGGCAGTGGGGGATCCTCGCCGTCGAGTCCGTCACTGACGGCCAACTCCAATGATGCGCACATAGTGGTGTGGGAGAAGAAATTATAA